From Aricia agestis chromosome 11, ilAriAges1.1, whole genome shotgun sequence, a single genomic window includes:
- the LOC121731637 gene encoding putative GPI-anchored protein pfl2, protein MSRSKGNMASLQRILLVAALHLAICTAGPVGPLPNVTSSDLGLAEGSCSVGATTYAPGATVPGSGPCERCSCAGGEVRCARDRCDPRPGCKALHRPDQCCPTYQCDCEQDGRVYANGEKLVDPADPCRVCYCQGGEVVCRRIACFLRDDCRPRLVPGRCCPEYDNCPLRGVTSLPGVSSPIPSVSSIEETSVNSAPAPLKEPIKQEITIKEITPVSEIPIKTDVKIKEIISPSDTEAVEYSSSKSPLIPREATSEQAANADVSSGIPDAKVSSPLDLAATDLSTMSIVSPSVANTEAEDKSKIILPPRENSASDVYASKVPNIIPLMGVPVTSPTPVTTRAPIIEEEEAPLDNPAFPPIPDDLSVMGNHEDDQNIENEQPSDHDVVSATSKPVTTPAPEYKDTATTSSSSIVGIDSSATERSIESTSDTIKDILVSTQSAASSESTMLDLRSVIPKEILDVPSLISNESTGELLDATESPKKGISEERNNFSEASTESDKTGNIEVNKELSTSISSSEAATTVTEKVDDSTENVKQFNLKDEAFSSTANLGEITSQTEFSSIPIETSDQNPHGIVDRDESDKVFLSTTVSPVFPSLPTKHTSESEVITLLAEVPAIKDDRSYEYVETTEFIVSPYYSEESATEAVELIKISPNAQESSSIILRPKAAENSNVLNDLINLVGDVASMPDHTDNSEYQTLAPAALNSNSEELIPVNAGYKSKNNNWNLNSITEQPHKSKNSGAVNKQRVVEIEDEESDTITDSPPPNDKVEPTTRRPIIDNVSDDANNKTDKSNKKDIEIITQSYVPTINKRPTKVILQEESDASEKPVPSGAPAEAPRPSEISTSLKTTPAPKAVERSPAVTDEVSDRTTDASIASE, encoded by the exons GTCAAAAGGCAACATGGCGTCGCTCCAAAGAATATTACTGGTAGCCGCTCTTCATCTGGCAATATGCACAGCTG GTCCCGTGGGCCCGCTCCCGAATGTGACGAGTAGTGATTTAGGACTTGCAGAAG GTAGCTGCTCAGTGGGCGCTACGACATACGCCCCGGGCGCGACGGTCCCGGGTTCGGGTCCGTGCGAACGCTGCTCGTGCGCTGGTGGAGAGGTGCGGTGCGCCCGTGACCGCTGCGACCCGCGACCCGGCTGCAAGGCGCTGCACCGACCCGATCAGTGCTGCCCAACGTACCAGTGCGACTGCGAACAG GACGGGCGGGTATACGCGAACGGGGAGAAGCTCGTGGACCCGGCGGACCCGTGCCGCGTGTGCTACTGCCAGGGCGGCGAGGTGGTCTGCCGCCGCATCGCCTGCTTCCTGCGCGACGACTGCCGCCCGCGCCTCGTGCCCGGCCGCTGCTGCCCCGAGTACGACAACTGCCCGCTCAGAG GTGTAACGTCGCTGCCAGGCGTATCTTCGCCCATCCCGAGTGTTTCTTCTATTGAGGAAACCAGCGTCAACTCTGCGCCCGCGCCGCTGAAGGAGCCCATCAAGCAGGAGATAACGATCAAAGAAATAACGCCGGTCTCGGAAATTCCGATCAAAACGGACGTTAAAATTAAGGAAATAATCTCCCCATCCGATACCGAAGCCGTCGAATACTCGTCATCAAAGTCACCTCTCATTCCACGAGAGGCCACTTCTGAACAAGCCGCGAATGCGGATGTGTCCTCTGGAATCCCCGATGCCAAAGTCTCGTCGCCTCTCGACTTGGCTGCGACAGATCTGTCGACGATGTCCATCGTGAGTCCCAGCGTGGCCAACACTGAAGCCGAAGACAAGtctaaaattattttgcctCCCAGGGAAAATAGTGCCAGTGATGTTTATGCGTCCAAAGTACCCAACATTATCCCTCTGATGGGAGTTCCGGTGACATCACCTACTCCCGTCACTACTAGAGCACCGATAATAGAGGAGGAGGAGGCACCATTAGACAATCCGGCCTTTCCACCCATACCGGATGATCTCTCAGTGATGGGAAATCACGAGGACGatcaaaatattgaaaatgaacAACCCAGTGACCACGATGTCGTAAGCGCTACGAGTAAACCAGTGACCACCCCCGCACCGGAGTATAAAGACACTGCAACGACCTCTTCATCGAGTATTGTAGGGATTGATTCGTCAGCGACTGAACGTTCTATTGAAAGTACATCCGACACTATCAAAGATATTCTAGTGAGCACACAATCCGCGGCCTCGAGTGAAAGCACGATGCTGGATTTGAGATCTGTTATTCCGAAAGAAATCTTGGATGTCCCTTCCCTAATATCGAATGAAAGCACGGGAGAGCTTTTAGATGCTACGGAATCACCCAAAAAAGGTATCTCCGAAGAAAGGAATAATTTTTCTGAGGCTTCGACTGAAAGCGATAAAACTGGTAACATAGAGGTAAATAAAGAATTAAGCACGTCCATCTCGTCGAGTGAGGCTGCTACAACAGTGACAGAAAAAGTTGACGATAGTACTGAAAATGTCAAACAATTTAATTTGAAAGATGAAGCATTCAGCTCTACTGCAAATCTCGGCGAAATAACATCGCAGACTGAATTTAGCTCCATCCCCATAGAAACTAGCGACCAAAATCCCCACGGAATCGTCGATAGGGACGAATCGGATAAAGTTTTTCTATCTACGACTGTTTCGCCAGTATTTCCATCCTTACCAACCAAACATACATCGGAGTCCGAAGTTATCACGTTATTGGCAGAAGTTCCAGCAATAAAGGACGATAGGTCCTACGAATATGTGGAAACGACTGAATTTATCGTGTCGCCGTACTATTCCGAGGAGAGCGCCACGGAAGCCGTGGAGCTCATTAAAATATCTCCGAATGCGCAGGAGTCGTCGTCTATAATATTGCGACCTAAAGCAGCCGAGAATAGCAACGTTTTAAAcgatttaataaatttagtcGGCGACGTGGCTTCCATGCCGGACCACACGGATAATTCAGAATATCAGACATTGGCACCCGCGGCTCTCAATTCAAACTCCGAAGAACTAATCCCAGTGAACGCCGGATACAAGAGCAAGAATAACAACTGGAATTTGAATTCGATCACCGAGCAGCCGCACAAAAGTAAAAACTCCGGTGCCGTCAACAAACAGAGGGTTGTCGAAATAGAGGACGAGGAGAGCGATACCATAACGGACTCACCCCCGCCCAACGACAAGGTGGAGCCGACCACCCGCCGACCCATCATCGACAACGTGTCGGACGATGCCAATAACAAAACGGACAAGTCGAACAAGAAAGAtatcgaaattattactcaatcTTACGTGCCGACCATCAACAAGCGTCCGACCAAAGTCATCCTGCAGGAGGAATCCGACGCTTCCGAAAAACCAGTCCCAAGCGGAGCTCCGGCGGAGGCACCGAGGCCCTCTGAAATCTCAACGTCTCTAAAAACCACTCCCGCGCCCAAAGCGGTAGAGCGGTCCCCCGCCGTCACGGACGAGGTGTCGGACCGGACGACAGACGCTTCGATAGCTTCCGAGTAA